In Companilactobacillus allii, one genomic interval encodes:
- a CDS encoding lactose/cellobiose PTS transporter subunit IIB — translation MNGIVKQIEKAQPFFKKLSANIYLQAVRDGFISLMPIIIFSSLFLLVANVPNIWGFYWPTNVSDGLLKVYNYSMGVLSLMAAANVARALTKSKNLKLAKINQIPTASVMFAAQIAFLLVAVDPFNNKLGLFFTTGYMGTKGLLAAFLVGFIVPNLYYVCFKNHITIKMPDAVPQNISSAFANIIPFALSTSVFAIFDIAFRAATGTNLAAWIIQVLAPLFTAADGYVGLAIIYGAMAFFWFIGIQGPSIVEPAVTAIYLSNVEANLKMFQTGGHATDVLAQGTQYFVATLGGTGATLVITYMFALMAKSSELKAVGRAAAIPVSFGVNEPILFGAPLILNPVFFIPFLLTPILNVWLFKFFIDHLGMNGFIYNLPWTTPGPIGLYMGTGFSIQALILVFLLLVVDFIFYYPFFKAYDAQKVAEEADKAAEAKKNGVDPNADTSAVVATAAGDIPLGLTKDKKELNILVICAGGGTSGILANALNKMSKEKDLPVEAAAAAYGAHSDLLPDMDVVVLAPQMDAMRDSLKEEADHSDVSMITTTGKQYIDLTRHADKALHFIVGKLNDKQSGDTDADPVTD, via the coding sequence ATGAACGGAATTGTTAAGCAAATTGAAAAAGCTCAACCATTTTTCAAGAAATTATCTGCTAACATATACCTACAAGCTGTTCGTGATGGTTTTATTTCGTTAATGCCGATCATCATCTTTTCCAGTTTGTTCTTACTTGTAGCAAACGTTCCTAATATTTGGGGTTTTTACTGGCCAACAAATGTTAGTGATGGATTATTAAAGGTTTATAACTACTCAATGGGTGTCTTATCATTAATGGCAGCTGCTAACGTTGCTAGAGCACTTACAAAGAGTAAAAATTTGAAGTTAGCTAAGATTAACCAAATTCCCACAGCTTCAGTTATGTTTGCAGCACAAATTGCATTCTTACTAGTTGCCGTTGACCCATTTAATAATAAACTTGGTTTGTTCTTTACAACAGGTTACATGGGTACTAAAGGTCTATTGGCCGCATTCTTAGTTGGTTTTATTGTTCCAAATCTTTATTATGTATGTTTTAAGAATCATATTACAATCAAGATGCCTGATGCAGTTCCACAGAATATTTCATCAGCATTCGCAAATATTATTCCATTTGCATTATCAACATCTGTTTTTGCAATATTTGATATTGCGTTCCGTGCAGCAACAGGTACTAACTTAGCTGCTTGGATCATTCAAGTATTGGCTCCATTGTTTACTGCCGCTGATGGTTATGTCGGTTTGGCAATTATCTATGGTGCTATGGCATTCTTCTGGTTCATTGGTATTCAAGGTCCATCAATTGTTGAACCAGCTGTTACAGCTATTTATTTATCAAACGTTGAAGCCAACTTAAAGATGTTTCAAACTGGCGGACACGCTACAGATGTATTAGCACAAGGTACACAATACTTTGTTGCCACACTTGGTGGTACTGGTGCAACATTAGTAATTACTTATATGTTTGCATTGATGGCTAAATCAAGTGAGTTAAAGGCTGTTGGTCGTGCGGCAGCAATTCCTGTTTCATTCGGTGTTAATGAGCCCATTTTGTTTGGTGCCCCATTAATTTTGAACCCCGTATTCTTTATTCCATTTCTATTAACACCAATCTTGAACGTATGGTTATTCAAATTCTTCATTGATCATTTGGGGATGAACGGATTTATCTATAACTTACCATGGACAACACCGGGTCCTATTGGATTGTACATGGGTACTGGATTCTCAATTCAAGCTTTAATTTTGGTATTCTTACTGTTGGTCGTTGATTTTATCTTCTACTATCCATTCTTCAAAGCCTATGATGCTCAAAAGGTTGCCGAAGAGGCAGATAAAGCAGCAGAAGCAAAGAAAAATGGAGTTGATCCAAATGCCGATACATCAGCTGTTGTCGCTACAGCAGCAGGTGATATTCCTTTAGGTCTAACAAAAGATAAAAAAGAACTAAATATTTTAGTTATCTGTGCTGGTGGTGGTACTTCAGGTATTCTTGCCAACGCATTGAACAAGATGTCTAAAGAAAAAGATTTGCCTGTTGAAGCTGCAGCCGCAGCTTATGGTGCACATAGTGATTTACTACCTGATATGGATGTTGTTGTTTTGGCTCCACAAATGGATGCTATGCGTGATTCATTGAAAGAAGAAGCTGATCATTCTGATGTTTCAATGATTACAACTACTGGTAAACAGTATATTGATTTAACAAGACATGCTGATAAGGCTTTACACTTTATCGTCGGTAAGTTAAATGATAAACAGTCAGGTGATACTGATGCAGATCCAGTAACAGACTAG
- a CDS encoding PTS lactose/cellobiose transporter subunit IIA, with translation MAVTKEEISMTGFAIVAYAGDAKTALIKALNKARDGEIDEARKFLEESNQSIVDAHNEQTKLLANEAGGMDMDVTFIMVHGQDTLMTTMMLKDQVEFFIDEYDRINKIEQKLGMK, from the coding sequence ATGGCAGTTACAAAAGAAGAAATATCAATGACAGGATTCGCAATCGTTGCTTATGCAGGGGATGCAAAAACAGCTTTGATCAAGGCTTTAAATAAAGCTCGTGATGGTGAAATTGACGAAGCTCGTAAGTTTTTGGAGGAGTCCAATCAATCAATCGTCGATGCTCATAATGAACAAACAAAGCTTCTAGCTAATGAAGCTGGTGGTATGGATATGGATGTCACATTCATTATGGTTCATGGTCAAGATACACTGATGACAACGATGATGTTAAAAGATCAAGTTGAGTTCTTTATTGATGAATATGATCGTATCAATAAAATTGAGCAAAAGCTTGGTATGAAATAG
- a CDS encoding PRD domain-containing protein, whose translation MVKIAQVFNNNSALVNLGDKRQAIVKGKGIAFGKSKGADIDTDRIEKIFYLNTKESQQNLYFLMKDIPIDVVTTTYEIIDYAKRKFNYNVLDYVYITLSDHIYGAYQRFLADTYTESVVPDMSNQYPREYLIASYGLDVINKNLNVDFPESEMKSIALHFINAKGEESKEGKLNKKQTIDINKVVKDVLGQNNIIRFDDNANYYDRFMIHLQYLAGRLDTPSKDNDKLNEKLESEMMKAYPKSFDIAKNIYEQLQLKLDKKLSGNELLYFIIHIQRLTQEKANN comes from the coding sequence ATGGTAAAGATAGCCCAAGTCTTTAACAATAACAGTGCGTTAGTCAACCTAGGAGACAAGCGTCAGGCTATTGTGAAGGGCAAAGGGATTGCCTTTGGGAAATCAAAGGGTGCGGATATTGATACTGATAGAATTGAAAAGATTTTTTATTTGAACACTAAGGAATCTCAACAAAATTTGTACTTTTTAATGAAAGACATTCCAATAGATGTGGTTACGACTACTTATGAAATTATTGATTATGCTAAAAGAAAATTCAATTACAACGTACTAGATTACGTTTATATTACTTTAAGTGATCACATTTATGGGGCTTACCAGAGATTTCTAGCAGATACATATACTGAAAGTGTTGTTCCTGATATGAGTAATCAATATCCAAGAGAATATTTAATTGCTAGTTACGGATTAGATGTAATTAATAAAAATTTGAATGTTGATTTTCCAGAATCAGAAATGAAAAGTATTGCACTGCATTTTATTAACGCAAAAGGTGAAGAGTCAAAAGAAGGAAAGTTGAATAAGAAACAAACAATCGATATTAATAAAGTTGTTAAAGATGTTTTGGGTCAAAATAATATTATCAGATTTGATGATAATGCAAATTATTATGACAGATTCATGATTCATCTCCAATATTTGGCAGGTAGATTGGATACACCGAGTAAGGATAACGATAAATTAAATGAGAAACTTGAGTCAGAAATGATGAAAGCGTATCCAAAATCGTTTGATATTGCTAAGAATATCTATGAACAACTTCAACTTAAACTAGATAAGAAATTGAGTGGTAACGAACTTCTATACTTTATAATTCATATTCAACGATTAACACAAGAGAAAGCAAATAATTAA
- the lacG gene encoding 6-phospho-beta-galactosidase — protein MSKTLPKDFLMGGASAAYQVEGATKEDGKGRVLWDDFLEKQGRFSPDPAADFYHRYDEDLTLAQEYGVQVIRVSIAWSRIFPDGAGKIEPRGVAYYHKLFASCEKHNIVPYVTLHHFDTPERLHEAGDWLSQEMLDDFLAYAKYCFKEFPEVTHWITINEPTSMAIQQYTSGTFPPAEKGRFDKTFQAEHNQILVHARIVNAYKDMNLGGEIGIVHALQTVYPYSDSKEDKHAAALQDAFENRLYLDGTLAGKYHQETLDLVKEILDANDQPMFKYSDSEMKEISAAAHKLDFVGVNNYFSKWLRAYDGASETVHNGTGAKGTSVSRIHGIGEEKKPDDVETTDWDWPIYPKGMHDILMRIHDEYPLVPATYVTENGIGLKEELPENATDETIIDDPKRIDYLKKYFGAIADAISDGANVKGYFIWSLQDQFSWTNGYSKRYGLFFVDFPTQKRYVKKSAFWFKKLSETHEIED, from the coding sequence ATGAGTAAAACATTACCAAAAGATTTTCTAATGGGCGGCGCAAGTGCCGCATATCAAGTCGAGGGTGCTACTAAAGAAGATGGCAAGGGGCGTGTTCTTTGGGATGATTTCTTAGAGAAACAAGGTAGATTCAGTCCAGATCCTGCAGCTGACTTTTATCATCGCTATGATGAAGACTTAACACTAGCACAGGAATATGGAGTTCAAGTTATTAGAGTTTCTATTGCTTGGTCACGTATATTCCCAGATGGTGCTGGAAAAATAGAACCACGTGGAGTTGCTTATTATCATAAGTTATTTGCCTCATGTGAAAAACATAATATTGTTCCCTATGTAACCTTGCATCATTTTGATACACCAGAAAGATTACATGAAGCTGGAGACTGGTTGAGTCAAGAAATGCTTGATGACTTCCTAGCTTATGCCAAATACTGTTTCAAAGAATTCCCTGAGGTTACTCATTGGATCACTATTAATGAACCAACATCAATGGCTATTCAACAATATACTTCTGGAACATTCCCACCTGCTGAAAAAGGCCGTTTCGATAAGACTTTCCAAGCAGAACACAATCAGATTCTTGTCCATGCTAGAATTGTTAATGCATATAAAGACATGAATTTAGGCGGTGAAATTGGAATCGTTCACGCACTTCAGACAGTTTATCCATATAGTGATAGTAAAGAAGACAAGCATGCTGCCGCATTACAAGATGCGTTTGAAAATAGACTATATTTGGATGGAACACTAGCCGGAAAATATCATCAAGAAACACTTGATTTAGTTAAAGAAATTCTTGATGCTAATGATCAACCTATGTTTAAATATTCTGATTCAGAGATGAAAGAAATCAGTGCGGCTGCCCATAAGCTTGATTTTGTTGGTGTAAATAATTACTTTAGTAAATGGTTGCGCGCTTACGATGGTGCATCAGAGACTGTTCATAATGGAACAGGTGCTAAAGGAACTTCAGTTTCTCGAATCCATGGAATTGGTGAAGAGAAAAAACCAGATGATGTTGAAACAACTGATTGGGATTGGCCAATCTATCCCAAAGGGATGCATGATATCCTTATGAGGATTCATGATGAATATCCTTTGGTACCAGCCACTTATGTAACAGAGAACGGGATTGGTCTTAAAGAAGAACTACCAGAGAATGCCACAGATGAAACAATCATTGATGATCCTAAACGAATTGACTACTTGAAGAAGTACTTTGGTGCTATTGCTGATGCGATTTCAGACGGTGCCAATGTTAAAGGATATTTCATTTGGTCACTACAAGATCAATTCTCATGGACCAATGGTTATAGTAAGCGTTATGGATTATTCTTTGTCGATTTTCCAACACAAAAGCGTTACGTTAAAAAGAGTGCCTTTTGGTTTAAGAAACTTAGTGAAACACATGAAATAGAAGATTAA
- a CDS encoding lactose-specific PTS transporter subunit EIIC has translation MDVLTSKIEKMRPVFEKFAANIYVSAIRDGFIAAMPIILFSSLFLLVTYLPNAWGFYWPSNIESNLLIAYNYSMGLLALFVTATTAKNLTDAKNLDLPKTNQMNSVSIIMASEIAFIICAIVQNKGGADLTYMGTQGLIASYLVGLIVPNIYYVCIKNNVTIKMPPQVPQNISQTFKDVIPMALSVTAFWAFSLLLMSTTGKNLPELIVALLAPVFSASDSYIGLAIIAGAMAFFWFVGVQGPSIVAPAVAAIEITNTEANLKLFQAGQQATHILAQNTQDYVMNMGGTGSTFVLGFMFLLLARSKQLKAIGKASFIPVAFSVNEPILFGAPIIMNPVFFIPFILTPMVNICLYKFFIVTLGMNGMMYVMPWVIPAPIGILISTGFAPLSFVFVLLSLVIDVFIWFPFMRVYDGQMLEEEAKKAKEVGLNLDSDEENAIDDDNDSDVEVSADGTVMATASSGASATVEKVDDAASINAGFTKETAVMVICAGGGTSGILANALNKIAKDRDLPLSAAARAYGQDMNMIQDMDLVILAPQMDSMKGNVKKITDKYGAKLATTSGKEYIALTRDPDMALKFVKEHI, from the coding sequence ATGGATGTTTTAACGTCTAAGATTGAAAAAATGAGACCGGTATTTGAAAAATTTGCCGCCAACATTTATGTTTCTGCTATTCGTGATGGGTTTATTGCTGCAATGCCTATCATCTTGTTCTCGTCATTATTCTTATTAGTAACGTACTTACCAAATGCTTGGGGCTTTTATTGGCCATCAAATATCGAAAGTAATTTACTTATTGCTTATAACTATTCGATGGGTCTACTAGCATTGTTTGTTACTGCTACAACTGCTAAGAACCTTACTGATGCAAAGAATCTTGATTTACCAAAGACAAATCAGATGAATTCCGTTTCAATTATTATGGCTTCTGAAATTGCCTTTATCATTTGTGCTATTGTTCAAAACAAAGGTGGCGCTGATCTTACATACATGGGTACACAAGGACTTATTGCATCATATCTTGTAGGTTTAATTGTTCCTAATATATATTATGTTTGTATTAAAAATAATGTAACTATCAAGATGCCTCCACAGGTACCACAGAATATCTCTCAGACTTTTAAAGATGTTATTCCTATGGCTCTATCAGTTACAGCTTTCTGGGCATTTTCACTCTTACTCATGAGTACAACTGGTAAGAACTTGCCAGAATTGATCGTTGCACTTTTAGCACCTGTCTTTTCAGCTAGTGATTCATACATTGGTCTTGCAATTATTGCCGGTGCTATGGCTTTCTTCTGGTTCGTAGGTGTTCAAGGACCATCAATTGTTGCCCCAGCCGTTGCAGCTATTGAAATTACAAATACTGAAGCTAACTTGAAGTTATTCCAAGCTGGCCAACAAGCCACACATATTCTTGCTCAAAACACACAAGATTATGTTATGAACATGGGTGGTACAGGATCAACCTTTGTTCTTGGATTTATGTTCTTATTACTTGCCAGATCAAAACAACTGAAAGCTATTGGTAAAGCTTCATTTATTCCAGTTGCATTCTCAGTTAACGAACCAATTTTGTTTGGTGCTCCAATTATTATGAACCCTGTATTCTTTATTCCATTTATCCTTACACCAATGGTTAATATTTGTTTGTACAAGTTCTTTATTGTCACACTGGGTATGAACGGTATGATGTACGTTATGCCTTGGGTCATTCCAGCACCAATTGGTATTTTAATAAGTACTGGATTTGCTCCATTATCATTTGTATTCGTATTATTGAGTTTAGTAATCGATGTCTTCATCTGGTTCCCATTCATGAGAGTTTACGATGGTCAAATGCTTGAAGAAGAAGCAAAGAAAGCTAAAGAAGTAGGTTTGAATCTTGATTCTGATGAAGAAAATGCTATTGATGATGATAATGATTCTGATGTAGAAGTTTCAGCTGATGGAACGGTCATGGCTACAGCAAGTTCTGGAGCTAGTGCCACAGTAGAAAAAGTTGATGATGCAGCATCAATAAATGCTGGATTTACAAAAGAAACTGCAGTTATGGTTATATGTGCCGGTGGTGGAACGTCTGGTATTTTAGCCAATGCTTTGAATAAAATTGCTAAAGATCGTGATTTACCATTATCCGCTGCTGCACGTGCTTATGGTCAAGATATGAATATGATTCAAGATATGGATTTGGTCATTTTAGCTCCACAAATGGATAGTATGAAAGGAAATGTTAAGAAAATAACTGATAAGTATGGTGCTAAATTAGCCACAACGTCAGGTAAGGAATACATTGCTTTAACACGAGATCCTGATATGGCCTTGAAGTTTGTAAAAGAACATATATAG
- a CDS encoding PTS lactose/cellobiose transporter subunit IIA, with the protein MTVTKEDISMTGFAIVAYAGDAKSALINALNKAKEGQIDEAKKLVESANESIVDAHNEQTKLLANEAGGMDMDVTFIMVHGQDTLMTTMMLKDEVEFFIDEYERINKIEEKLDIKNN; encoded by the coding sequence ATGACAGTTACAAAAGAAGATATATCAATGACAGGATTCGCTATTGTTGCGTATGCAGGAGATGCTAAATCAGCTTTGATCAATGCCTTGAATAAAGCAAAAGAGGGGCAAATAGACGAAGCAAAGAAGTTAGTTGAATCTGCTAACGAATCCATTGTCGATGCTCATAATGAACAAACAAAACTACTTGCTAATGAAGCAGGCGGGATGGACATGGACGTTACTTTTATCATGGTTCATGGTCAAGATACATTAATGACTACGATGATGCTCAAAGATGAAGTTGAATTCTTTATTGATGAGTATGAAAGAATTAATAAAATTGAAGAAAAGTTAGATATAAAAAATAATTAA
- a CDS encoding PRD domain-containing protein — protein sequence MVNILQVFNNNSVLADIGDHRQAIIKGNGIAFNKHKGSKVNTDKIEKIFYLNTKGSQENLYFLLKDIPIDIVTTTYEIIDYGNKKFDYSVLDYAYITLSDHILESTKRFNKGTYKENLIPDMEAQYPTEYAIARYALEVIQNNLGIKFPISEIRALALHFINSKGEEPEEGQLKQDESQDINDIVKKILSDNKIFRLGSNGNYFDRFMIHLQYLAGRLDKPDDGDDVLSPKFEKEMQESYPESFEIAKQIYDELQERLGNKLGSNELLYFVIHIQRLIQEDTKD from the coding sequence GTGGTAAATATATTACAAGTTTTTAATAACAACAGCGTTTTAGCTGATATAGGAGATCATCGCCAAGCTATCATCAAAGGTAATGGAATTGCTTTTAACAAACATAAGGGTTCAAAAGTTAACACAGATAAAATCGAAAAAATATTTTATCTGAATACCAAAGGATCACAAGAGAATTTATATTTTCTATTGAAGGATATTCCAATAGATATTGTTACAACTACTTACGAAATTATTGATTATGGTAATAAGAAGTTTGATTATAGCGTTTTAGATTATGCGTACATTACATTGAGTGACCACATATTAGAATCAACGAAACGATTTAACAAAGGAACATATAAGGAAAACCTAATTCCTGACATGGAGGCTCAATATCCCACAGAGTATGCAATTGCTAGGTATGCGTTGGAAGTAATACAAAATAATCTTGGAATTAAATTTCCAATATCAGAAATCAGAGCACTAGCACTTCACTTCATTAATTCTAAAGGTGAAGAACCTGAAGAAGGACAGTTGAAACAAGATGAAAGCCAAGATATTAACGACATAGTCAAAAAGATACTTAGTGATAATAAAATATTTAGGTTAGGTTCCAATGGGAATTACTTCGATAGATTCATGATTCACCTGCAATACTTAGCCGGCCGGCTAGATAAGCCTGATGATGGTGACGATGTCTTGAGTCCAAAATTTGAAAAGGAAATGCAGGAGTCATATCCAGAATCATTCGAGATTGCAAAACAAATCTATGATGAACTACAAGAAAGATTGGGAAACAAATTAGGAAGTAATGAGCTATTGTACTTTGTTATTCATATTCAAAGATTAATTCAAGAAGATACGAAAGATTAA
- a CDS encoding Sapep family Mn(2+)-dependent dipeptidase, producing the protein MEMNEVRPDFQELFDEHKSEFLEYLDGLIKIPSVNGNKTFKAPFGIGPKNALDYMLNLSEKLGFRTGSVSDCVGWAEYGPENAEEYFGVLGHTDVVDVEDDWSYPPFKLTKVDNMMYGRGVLDNKGPLMSTLFALYLIKLQGIKLNKRVRIMFGTDEESGSRDIPYYLNEQKPPYAGYTPDCKFPIVYGERGLVDLTISQDISDGSIDQIESISGQFDRSYIPDYAKFKLSDGTWKEFTGKKAPSNAPDMADNVLPKIADNWVGLAGQTGDFFMWLSAKISKQTDGKNLGLDFADEESGSLQLSLYKIEKKNNKLSFNISMRYPISITEDKVLSQLKSQLKDGMSITVNRSFQSKLSEKNQEYIKQFSNIYEEDTGLDGTPVTTTGATYARALPNIVAFGPSFPGQKGIAHKGDEWLQFSDWQMMMEIYYDCFITELC; encoded by the coding sequence ATGGAAATGAATGAAGTTAGACCTGATTTTCAAGAATTATTTGATGAACATAAAAGTGAATTTCTAGAATATTTAGATGGATTGATTAAGATTCCTAGTGTAAACGGAAATAAGACCTTTAAGGCACCATTTGGTATTGGTCCAAAAAATGCTTTGGATTATATGTTGAATCTATCTGAAAAACTAGGATTTAGAACTGGTAGTGTATCTGATTGTGTCGGTTGGGCTGAATATGGTCCAGAGAATGCTGAAGAATATTTTGGTGTATTGGGACATACAGACGTGGTCGATGTTGAGGATGATTGGTCTTATCCGCCATTCAAATTGACTAAGGTTGATAATATGATGTACGGACGTGGTGTATTAGATAATAAGGGACCATTAATGTCGACATTATTTGCATTATATTTAATCAAGCTTCAAGGAATTAAGTTAAATAAGCGAGTACGTATTATGTTTGGTACGGATGAGGAGTCTGGTAGTCGTGATATCCCTTATTATTTAAATGAACAAAAACCTCCTTATGCCGGATATACACCAGATTGTAAATTTCCCATTGTTTATGGGGAACGTGGTTTAGTTGATTTGACGATTTCACAAGATATATCAGATGGATCAATCGATCAGATTGAATCTATATCAGGTCAATTTGATCGTAGCTATATTCCAGATTATGCTAAATTCAAACTTAGTGATGGGACTTGGAAGGAATTTACTGGTAAAAAGGCACCAAGCAACGCTCCTGATATGGCGGATAATGTGTTACCAAAGATTGCTGATAATTGGGTAGGTTTAGCAGGTCAAACTGGAGATTTCTTCATGTGGTTATCGGCCAAAATCTCTAAGCAAACAGATGGTAAGAATCTGGGATTAGATTTTGCGGATGAAGAATCTGGTAGTTTGCAACTGTCACTATATAAAATTGAAAAAAAGAACAACAAATTGTCGTTTAACATTTCAATGCGTTATCCTATTTCAATCACTGAAGATAAAGTATTAAGTCAACTGAAATCTCAATTGAAGGATGGGATGTCAATTACGGTTAATCGTAGTTTCCAATCCAAGCTTAGTGAGAAGAATCAAGAATATATCAAGCAATTCTCCAATATATATGAAGAGGATACTGGACTCGATGGAACTCCTGTTACGACAACTGGTGCTACATATGCTAGAGCATTACCCAATATTGTTGCATTTGGTCCTTCATTTCCGGGCCAAAAAGGAATCGCTCATAAAGGCGATGAATGGCTTCAATTCAGTGATTGGCAGATGATGATGGAGATTTATTATGACTGTTTTATTACTGAGTTATGCTAA
- a CDS encoding M42 family metallopeptidase, producing MSNEAIDLELLRNLSEADGIGGREREVSRIVHSYAQPYVDNIYYDNLGSIILKQNGINKNGPKVMLSAHMDEVGFEVRQITEQGFLKLLPIGGWWGHVMPAQEMTVTTNDNKKYIGVIGSRAPHGLSDEVKNKVMKPMSMFLDMGVDNKFEIEQMGIEIGNMITPNIKVRQMNNPNYLLGKAWDDRFSLGAELEVMKRTSVMDHEATLYFTGSTQEEVGIRGARSAVHKIKPDLAIAMDVTTAQDTPLDDRNVDNLGKGVVLAVLDSLTIANKGLLYRMKRLATEQKLDIRYDFMTVGGTDACNIHKAMDGIPTMTVSMPTRYMHSPRLMVNLDDYKQTITLLTEFCKTLSEKDVSLFKETTREALVDKY from the coding sequence ATGAGTAATGAAGCAATTGATCTTGAATTACTACGAAATCTCAGTGAAGCAGATGGTATTGGTGGAAGAGAACGGGAAGTAAGTCGAATAGTTCATAGCTATGCTCAACCCTATGTTGATAATATTTATTACGATAATTTAGGGTCGATAATTTTAAAACAAAACGGTATAAACAAGAATGGTCCAAAAGTTATGTTATCCGCACATATGGATGAAGTGGGGTTTGAAGTAAGGCAGATAACGGAACAAGGATTTCTAAAATTGCTTCCAATTGGAGGCTGGTGGGGGCATGTTATGCCTGCTCAAGAAATGACGGTCACAACCAATGATAATAAAAAATATATTGGTGTTATAGGCAGTCGTGCTCCACATGGATTATCAGACGAAGTAAAAAATAAAGTTATGAAACCTATGTCCATGTTCCTTGATATGGGCGTTGATAATAAATTTGAAATAGAACAAATGGGAATTGAAATTGGCAATATGATTACACCAAATATAAAAGTTCGACAAATGAATAATCCTAATTATCTGTTAGGAAAAGCATGGGATGATCGTTTTAGTTTAGGAGCAGAATTGGAAGTGATGAAACGAACTTCTGTGATGGATCATGAGGCCACGCTGTATTTTACGGGTTCTACTCAAGAGGAAGTCGGTATTAGGGGAGCTCGTTCTGCGGTTCATAAAATTAAACCAGATCTAGCTATTGCAATGGATGTTACCACTGCGCAAGATACGCCATTAGACGATAGAAATGTCGATAATCTTGGTAAGGGGGTAGTTTTGGCAGTTTTGGATTCCTTGACTATTGCCAATAAGGGATTACTGTATCGTATGAAACGATTGGCTACAGAACAAAAATTAGATATTCGATATGATTTCATGACTGTTGGTGGAACTGATGCATGTAATATTCATAAGGCGATGGATGGTATTCCGACTATGACAGTGTCAATGCCAACGAGATATATGCATTCACCTAGATTAATGGTTAATTTGGATGACTATAAGCAAACGATTACATTGTTAACTGAATTTTGTAAAACTTTATCTGAAAAAGATGTATCCTTATTTAAGGAGACTACTAGAGAAGCTTTAGTAGATAAGTACTAA
- a CDS encoding GrdB-related putative oxidoreductase, translated as MMEILIVLDQIQAGLGGTEHGDLPLGGKKIALGAADMFDKYLNKDEKITTTLFCGDEYYMKNKNEVSLKLAAMINKLKPDAVICGPAFHYVEYAEMCAQTGAIVSEKTNIPVVAAMSKECSDVIKEYSNKVDIVKMPRKGGTGLSESLQDIIDVCRKKVNGDDLNEFKEIKIY; from the coding sequence ATGATGGAAATATTAATTGTTTTAGACCAAATCCAAGCCGGTCTTGGTGGTACGGAACATGGTGATTTGCCGTTAGGTGGGAAAAAGATTGCTCTAGGTGCTGCTGATATGTTTGATAAATATCTTAATAAAGATGAAAAAATAACAACTACGCTATTTTGTGGTGATGAGTACTATATGAAAAATAAAAATGAAGTTAGTCTTAAGTTAGCAGCTATGATCAATAAGCTGAAGCCAGATGCCGTTATTTGTGGACCAGCATTTCATTACGTTGAGTATGCAGAAATGTGTGCTCAGACTGGAGCAATTGTTTCTGAAAAAACAAATATTCCTGTGGTTGCGGCCATGTCCAAAGAGTGTTCAGATGTAATCAAAGAATATAGTAACAAGGTTGATATTGTAAAAATGCCACGGAAAGGTGGAACGGGTCTAAGTGAATCATTACAAGATATTATTGATGTTTGTCGTAAAAAGGTAAATGGTGACGATTTAAATGAATTTAAAGAAATAAAAATCTATTAA